One Lujinxingia sediminis DNA segment encodes these proteins:
- a CDS encoding Leu/Phe/Val dehydrogenase gives MDLFEYANSLNFGEVLFKTDPATGLQAIVALHNLKQGPAIGGCRFIEYPSTAEATRDALRLGRGMTYKAAISNLPHGGGKAVIMRPKHLSEEQRERLFEEFGRFVDSLGGRYITCEDSGTNVNDINVAHRFTDHVLGYDPDAGSSGDPSPVTAYGVRRGIEAAVKFKLGRDSLEGVHVAVQGLGAVGFCLARELHELGATLTVADINPAAVERGVNELGATAVSVDAIHAVDCDIYAPCALGGAINDTTLAGLQCTIVAGAANNQLLEDRHGEELHRRGILYAPDYAINAGGLINVAQEYVGYDRERALAKTSEIYETMLAIFDRAGSEDLPTDVIADRIVEEKIFGKALR, from the coding sequence GTGGACCTTTTCGAATACGCCAATTCTCTGAACTTCGGCGAAGTTCTTTTCAAAACCGACCCTGCCACCGGTCTTCAGGCCATTGTGGCGCTTCATAACCTGAAGCAAGGTCCGGCCATCGGGGGATGCCGCTTCATCGAATACCCCTCCACCGCCGAAGCCACCCGCGACGCGCTGCGCCTGGGTCGTGGAATGACCTACAAGGCGGCCATCAGCAACCTGCCCCACGGCGGGGGCAAAGCCGTGATCATGCGCCCGAAACACCTGAGCGAAGAGCAGCGCGAGCGCCTTTTTGAAGAGTTCGGGCGTTTTGTCGACTCGCTCGGCGGCCGCTATATCACCTGCGAAGACAGCGGCACGAACGTCAACGATATCAACGTCGCCCACCGCTTCACCGACCACGTGCTTGGCTACGACCCGGACGCCGGAAGCTCCGGTGACCCCTCTCCGGTGACCGCCTACGGCGTGCGCCGCGGCATTGAGGCGGCGGTGAAGTTCAAGCTCGGCCGCGACTCCCTCGAAGGCGTGCACGTCGCAGTACAGGGCCTGGGCGCGGTGGGCTTTTGCCTGGCCCGCGAACTTCATGAGCTCGGTGCAACCCTGACCGTCGCCGACATCAACCCGGCTGCCGTTGAGCGCGGCGTCAACGAGCTGGGTGCCACCGCGGTCAGCGTCGACGCCATTCACGCTGTCGACTGCGACATCTACGCCCCCTGCGCCCTGGGCGGTGCCATCAACGACACCACCCTTGCCGGGCTTCAGTGCACGATCGTCGCCGGTGCGGCGAACAACCAGCTCCTGGAAGATCGACACGGCGAAGAGCTCCACCGCCGCGGCATTCTCTACGCCCCCGACTACGCGATTAACGCCGGCGGCCTCATCAACGTCGCTCAAGAGTACGTCGGCTACGATCGCGAGCGCGCCCTGGCCAAAACCTCCGAGATCTATGAAACGATGCTGGCCATCTTCGACCGCGCCGGCTCTGAAGATCTTCCCACCGACGTGATCGCAGACCGCATCGTCGAGGAAAAGATCTTCGGAAAAGCGCTGCGCTGA
- a CDS encoding SUMF1/EgtB/PvdO family nonheme iron enzyme — MSRSIIKSRWPVSDAGALRERVEMTTSVICTQCGARNLATQAECRRCKAPLGEEVVVTATVRGTPTSTLLQERWAVLGLVSQAEGVRWQAGHDVERGRPVMIQLHPGDPGALREVEAQARSFAELSHSGLLEVLGVVPGEEGVSVVLDWPPGGRLDELLAARERVPLWVALALMQDLLEALRAMHGAGYRHGRLDASRVLVRERIDGRLGAALSGVWLGPNAPELAEDYRALARIVVQMLGVTEQGTEADLAGLLLRDVGGRAGEEVSVEVAGLLARMLAQDAAHRLINPREILAQIDALCGSLHDETMCAVEAGPFLRGSRDDDPAARREELPMSSVELSAFYIDRDPVSAAQFHRFATETGLTLDEEWYQFNAPRGAGELPVVHVTWREAYEYAHWAGKRLPTEAEWEKAARGTDGRTYPWGDAPPNAGLALYGENPAPGVPGERSAGRSPYGVEDMAGNVFEWVADWYDGTYYNEAPPRDPGGPRRGTRKVLRGGSFAHPEFALRCATRGRYEPGERRANHSFRCVWSLRDPQPR; from the coding sequence TTGTCGCGTTCAATCATCAAAAGTCGCTGGCCAGTCTCAGACGCCGGCGCGCTGCGGGAGCGGGTGGAGATGACGACATCGGTGATCTGCACACAGTGTGGGGCGAGGAACCTGGCGACGCAGGCGGAATGCCGCAGATGTAAGGCGCCGCTTGGCGAGGAGGTTGTGGTCACGGCGACGGTGCGTGGCACGCCGACCTCGACGCTGCTTCAGGAGCGCTGGGCGGTGCTCGGTCTTGTCAGCCAGGCCGAAGGTGTGCGCTGGCAGGCCGGTCATGACGTGGAGCGGGGGCGTCCGGTGATGATCCAACTTCATCCGGGCGACCCGGGCGCGCTGCGTGAGGTGGAGGCACAGGCGCGCTCCTTTGCCGAACTCTCTCACTCGGGTCTTCTTGAGGTCCTGGGGGTGGTCCCCGGTGAGGAAGGCGTCTCAGTGGTGTTGGATTGGCCGCCGGGAGGGCGCCTTGACGAGCTTCTGGCGGCGCGCGAGCGCGTGCCCCTGTGGGTGGCGCTCGCGTTGATGCAGGATCTGCTTGAGGCGTTGCGCGCGATGCACGGTGCGGGCTATCGGCATGGACGGCTCGACGCCTCGCGGGTGCTGGTGCGGGAGCGCATCGACGGACGTCTGGGCGCGGCGCTTAGCGGTGTGTGGCTGGGGCCCAATGCGCCCGAGCTGGCCGAGGACTATCGCGCCCTTGCGCGCATCGTTGTACAGATGCTCGGGGTAACGGAGCAGGGGACTGAGGCTGATCTGGCCGGCCTGCTTCTGCGCGACGTCGGGGGACGAGCGGGGGAGGAGGTTTCCGTCGAGGTCGCCGGGCTTTTGGCCAGGATGTTGGCTCAGGATGCGGCCCATCGCCTGATCAACCCCCGCGAGATTCTGGCGCAGATCGATGCACTTTGTGGCTCGCTTCATGATGAGACGATGTGCGCGGTGGAGGCTGGCCCCTTCCTGCGCGGAAGTCGCGATGATGATCCGGCGGCGCGCCGCGAAGAGCTACCGATGAGCAGCGTGGAACTCTCGGCCTTTTACATCGACCGGGACCCGGTGAGCGCCGCGCAGTTTCATCGTTTCGCCACCGAAACCGGACTTACGCTTGATGAGGAGTGGTATCAGTTTAATGCCCCGCGTGGTGCCGGGGAGTTGCCGGTGGTGCACGTGACCTGGCGTGAGGCCTACGAGTACGCGCACTGGGCCGGCAAGCGACTGCCCACCGAGGCGGAGTGGGAAAAGGCCGCCCGTGGAACGGACGGGCGCACCTACCCCTGGGGGGATGCGCCTCCTAACGCCGGGCTGGCACTCTATGGTGAGAACCCCGCGCCCGGCGTCCCCGGTGAGCGCAGCGCCGGACGCAGCCCCTACGGCGTAGAAGATATGGCGGGTAACGTCTTTGAGTGGGTCGCCGACTGGTACGATGGCACCTACTACAATGAGGCTCCGCCGCGTGATCCGGGCGGCCCCAGGCGCGGCACGCGCAAGGTGCTGCGCGGGGGCTCCTTTGCCCACCCGGAGTTCGCACTTCGCTGCGCGACCCGCGGACGCTATGAGCCGGGGGAGCGTCGCGCGAACCACTCGTTTCGCTGCGTGTGGTCGCTTCGGGATCCGCAGCCCCGTTGA